Proteins encoded in a region of the Eschrichtius robustus isolate mEscRob2 chromosome 16, mEscRob2.pri, whole genome shotgun sequence genome:
- the SLC17A9 gene encoding voltage-gated purine nucleotide uniporter SLC17A9 isoform X1, with protein MQPAPEEARRDAAEDAQWSRPECQVWTGALLLGTCLLYCARASMPVCAATMSQDFGWNKKEAGVVLSSFFWGYCLTQVVGGHLGDRIGGEKVILLSASAWGFITAVTPLLSHLGNAHLAFMTFSRVLTGLLQGVYFPALTSLLSQKVRESERAFTYSTVGAGSQFGTLVTGAVGSLLLDWYGWPSVFYFSGGLTLLWVCYVYRCLLGEKDLILALGVLAQGLPVSRHTKVPWRQLFRKPSVWAAIISQLSAACSFFILLSWLPTFFKETFPGSKGWVFNVVPWLVAIPASLFSGLLSDRLINQGYRTITVRKFMQVMGLGLSSVFALCLGHTSSFCKSVVFASASIGLQTFNHSGISVNIQDLAPSCAGFLFGVANTAGALAGRRSRGRVPGWLPCRDHGLLDVCVQPGGSHQQPRAMHLPGVREGPAGGPEPRPRGPLADRPTVPEDPAPSASGTALSLEAPCSWPRCEQRGSLSPQEGAVRRPRPCG; from the exons ATGCAGCCAGCCCCGGAGGAGGCCCGCAGGGACGCGGCCGAAGACGCCCAGTGGTCCAG ACCCGAGTGCCAGGTGTGGACAGGGGCGCTGCTTCTGGGGACATGCCTGCTGTACTGCGCCCGCGCCAGCATGCCCGTCTGTGCCGCCACCATGAGCCAGGACTTCGGCTGGAACAAGAAAGAGGCCGGTGTCGTGCTCAGCAGCTTCTTCTGGGGCTACTGCCTGACTCAGGTGGTGGGTGGCCACCTGGGGGACCG GATCGGGGGTGAGAAGGTCATCCTGCTGTCGGCTTCCGCCTGGGGTTTCATCACCGCCGTCACCCCGCTGCTCTCCCACCTCGGCAACGCCCACCTGGCCTTCATGACCTTCTCTCGCGTCCTCACGGGCTTGCTCCAAG GGGTTTACTTCCCTGCGCTGACCAGCCTGCTGTCCCAGAAGGTGCGGGAGAGCGAGCGAGCCTTCACCTACAGCACCGTGGGGGCCGGCTCCCAGTTTGG GACGCTGGTGACGGGGGCCGTGGGCTCCCTGCTCCTGGACTGGTACGGCTGGCCGAGCGTCTTCTATTTCTCGGGTGGGCTCACCCTGCTGTGGGTGTGTTACGTGTACAGGTGTCTGCTGGGTGAGAAAG ATCTCATCCTGGCCTTGGGCGTCCTGGCGCAGGGCCTGCCGGTGTCCAGACACACCAAGGTGCCCTGGAGACAGCTCTTCCGAAAGCCTTCTGTCTG ggcAGCCATCATCTCCCAGCTCTCGGCGGCCTGCTCCTTCTTCATCCTCCTTTCCTGGCTGCCGACCTTCTTTAAGGAGACCTTCCCCGGCTCCAAG GGCTGGGTCTTCAACGTGGTGCCCTGGCTGGTGGCCATTCCTGCCAGTCTGTTCAGCGGGCTTCTCTCAGACCGTCTCATCAATCAGG GTTACAGGACCATCACTGTGCGGAAGTTCATGCAG GTGATGGGCCTCGGCCTGTCCAGCGTTTTTGCCCTGTGTTTGGGCCACACCTCAAGCTTTTGTAAGTCTGTGGTCTTTGCATCGGCCTCCATCGGCCTCCAGACCTTCAACCACAG CGGCATTTCTGTTAATATCCAGGACCTGGCCCCGTCCTGTGCCGGCTTCCTGTTTG GTGTGGCCAACACAGCTGGGGCTTTGGCAG GGCGCAGGAGTCGTGGGCGTGTGCCTGGGTGGCTACCTTGTCGAGACCACGGGCTCCTGGACGTCTGTGTTCAACCTGGTGGCAGCCATCAGCAGCCTCGGGCTATGCACCTTCCTGGTGTTCGGGAAGGCCCAGCGGGTGGACCTGAGCCCCGCCCACGAGGACCTCTAGCCGACCGGCCCACTGTCCCCGAGGACCCAGCGCCATCAGCCTCGGGGACAGCGCTCAGCTTAGAGGCCCCCTGCTCCTGGCCCAGGTGTGAGCAGAGAGGGAGCCTCAGCCCGCAGGAGGGTGCCGTCCGGCGCCCCCGCCCTTGCGGGTAG
- the SLC17A9 gene encoding voltage-gated purine nucleotide uniporter SLC17A9 isoform X2 produces the protein MQPAPEEARRDAAEDAQWSRPECQVWTGALLLGTCLLYCARASMPVCAATMSQDFGWNKKEAGVVLSSFFWGYCLTQVVGGHLGDRIGGEKVILLSASAWGFITAVTPLLSHLGNAHLAFMTFSRVLTGLLQGVYFPALTSLLSQKVRESERAFTYSTVGAGSQFGTLVTGAVGSLLLDWYGWPSVFYFSGGLTLLWVCYVYRCLLGEKDLILALGVLAQGLPVSRHTKVPWRQLFRKPSVWAAIISQLSAACSFFILLSWLPTFFKETFPGSKGWVFNVVPWLVAIPASLFSGLLSDRLINQGYRTITVRKFMQVMGLGLSSVFALCLGHTSSFCKSVVFASASIGLQTFNHRCGQHSWGFGRSRGRVPGWLPCRDHGLLDVCVQPGGSHQQPRAMHLPGVREGPAGGPEPRPRGPLADRPTVPEDPAPSASGTALSLEAPCSWPRCEQRGSLSPQEGAVRRPRPCG, from the exons ATGCAGCCAGCCCCGGAGGAGGCCCGCAGGGACGCGGCCGAAGACGCCCAGTGGTCCAG ACCCGAGTGCCAGGTGTGGACAGGGGCGCTGCTTCTGGGGACATGCCTGCTGTACTGCGCCCGCGCCAGCATGCCCGTCTGTGCCGCCACCATGAGCCAGGACTTCGGCTGGAACAAGAAAGAGGCCGGTGTCGTGCTCAGCAGCTTCTTCTGGGGCTACTGCCTGACTCAGGTGGTGGGTGGCCACCTGGGGGACCG GATCGGGGGTGAGAAGGTCATCCTGCTGTCGGCTTCCGCCTGGGGTTTCATCACCGCCGTCACCCCGCTGCTCTCCCACCTCGGCAACGCCCACCTGGCCTTCATGACCTTCTCTCGCGTCCTCACGGGCTTGCTCCAAG GGGTTTACTTCCCTGCGCTGACCAGCCTGCTGTCCCAGAAGGTGCGGGAGAGCGAGCGAGCCTTCACCTACAGCACCGTGGGGGCCGGCTCCCAGTTTGG GACGCTGGTGACGGGGGCCGTGGGCTCCCTGCTCCTGGACTGGTACGGCTGGCCGAGCGTCTTCTATTTCTCGGGTGGGCTCACCCTGCTGTGGGTGTGTTACGTGTACAGGTGTCTGCTGGGTGAGAAAG ATCTCATCCTGGCCTTGGGCGTCCTGGCGCAGGGCCTGCCGGTGTCCAGACACACCAAGGTGCCCTGGAGACAGCTCTTCCGAAAGCCTTCTGTCTG ggcAGCCATCATCTCCCAGCTCTCGGCGGCCTGCTCCTTCTTCATCCTCCTTTCCTGGCTGCCGACCTTCTTTAAGGAGACCTTCCCCGGCTCCAAG GGCTGGGTCTTCAACGTGGTGCCCTGGCTGGTGGCCATTCCTGCCAGTCTGTTCAGCGGGCTTCTCTCAGACCGTCTCATCAATCAGG GTTACAGGACCATCACTGTGCGGAAGTTCATGCAG GTGATGGGCCTCGGCCTGTCCAGCGTTTTTGCCCTGTGTTTGGGCCACACCTCAAGCTTTTGTAAGTCTGTGGTCTTTGCATCGGCCTCCATCGGCCTCCAGACCTTCAACCACAG GTGTGGCCAACACAGCTGGGGCTTTGGCAG GAGTCGTGGGCGTGTGCCTGGGTGGCTACCTTGTCGAGACCACGGGCTCCTGGACGTCTGTGTTCAACCTGGTGGCAGCCATCAGCAGCCTCGGGCTATGCACCTTCCTGGTGTTCGGGAAGGCCCAGCGGGTGGACCTGAGCCCCGCCCACGAGGACCTCTAGCCGACCGGCCCACTGTCCCCGAGGACCCAGCGCCATCAGCCTCGGGGACAGCGCTCAGCTTAGAGGCCCCCTGCTCCTGGCCCAGGTGTGAGCAGAGAGGGAGCCTCAGCCCGCAGGAGGGTGCCGTCCGGCGCCCCCGCCCTTGCGGGTAG
- the SLC17A9 gene encoding voltage-gated purine nucleotide uniporter SLC17A9 isoform X7, translating into MTFSRVLTGLLQGVYFPALTSLLSQKVRESERAFTYSTVGAGSQFGTLVTGAVGSLLLDWYGWPSVFYFSGGLTLLWVCYVYRCLLGEKDLILALGVLAQGLPVSRHTKVPWRQLFRKPSVWAAIISQLSAACSFFILLSWLPTFFKETFPGSKGWVFNVVPWLVAIPASLFSGLLSDRLINQGYRTITVRKFMQVMGLGLSSVFALCLGHTSSFCKSVVFASASIGLQTFNHSGISVNIQDLAPSCAGFLFGVANTAGALAGRRSRGRVPGWLPCRDHGLLDVCVQPGGSHQQPRAMHLPGVREGPAGGPEPRPRGPLADRPTVPEDPAPSASGTALSLEAPCSWPRCEQRGSLSPQEGAVRRPRPCG; encoded by the exons ATGACCTTCTCTCGCGTCCTCACGGGCTTGCTCCAAG GGGTTTACTTCCCTGCGCTGACCAGCCTGCTGTCCCAGAAGGTGCGGGAGAGCGAGCGAGCCTTCACCTACAGCACCGTGGGGGCCGGCTCCCAGTTTGG GACGCTGGTGACGGGGGCCGTGGGCTCCCTGCTCCTGGACTGGTACGGCTGGCCGAGCGTCTTCTATTTCTCGGGTGGGCTCACCCTGCTGTGGGTGTGTTACGTGTACAGGTGTCTGCTGGGTGAGAAAG ATCTCATCCTGGCCTTGGGCGTCCTGGCGCAGGGCCTGCCGGTGTCCAGACACACCAAGGTGCCCTGGAGACAGCTCTTCCGAAAGCCTTCTGTCTG ggcAGCCATCATCTCCCAGCTCTCGGCGGCCTGCTCCTTCTTCATCCTCCTTTCCTGGCTGCCGACCTTCTTTAAGGAGACCTTCCCCGGCTCCAAG GGCTGGGTCTTCAACGTGGTGCCCTGGCTGGTGGCCATTCCTGCCAGTCTGTTCAGCGGGCTTCTCTCAGACCGTCTCATCAATCAGG GTTACAGGACCATCACTGTGCGGAAGTTCATGCAG GTGATGGGCCTCGGCCTGTCCAGCGTTTTTGCCCTGTGTTTGGGCCACACCTCAAGCTTTTGTAAGTCTGTGGTCTTTGCATCGGCCTCCATCGGCCTCCAGACCTTCAACCACAG CGGCATTTCTGTTAATATCCAGGACCTGGCCCCGTCCTGTGCCGGCTTCCTGTTTG GTGTGGCCAACACAGCTGGGGCTTTGGCAG GGCGCAGGAGTCGTGGGCGTGTGCCTGGGTGGCTACCTTGTCGAGACCACGGGCTCCTGGACGTCTGTGTTCAACCTGGTGGCAGCCATCAGCAGCCTCGGGCTATGCACCTTCCTGGTGTTCGGGAAGGCCCAGCGGGTGGACCTGAGCCCCGCCCACGAGGACCTCTAGCCGACCGGCCCACTGTCCCCGAGGACCCAGCGCCATCAGCCTCGGGGACAGCGCTCAGCTTAGAGGCCCCCTGCTCCTGGCCCAGGTGTGAGCAGAGAGGGAGCCTCAGCCCGCAGGAGGGTGCCGTCCGGCGCCCCCGCCCTTGCGGGTAG
- the SLC17A9 gene encoding voltage-gated purine nucleotide uniporter SLC17A9 isoform X4 — MQPAPEEARRDAAEDAQWSRPECQVWTGALLLGTCLLYCARASMPVCAATMSQDFGWNKKEAGVVLSSFFWGYCLTQVVGGHLGDRIGGEKVILLSASAWGFITAVTPLLSHLGNAHLAFMTFSRVLTGLLQGVYFPALTSLLSQKVRESERAFTYSTVGAGSQFGTLVTGAVGSLLLDWYGWPSVFYFSGGLTLLWVCYVYRCLLGEKDLILALGVLAQGLPVSRHTKVPWRQLFRKPSVWAAIISQLSAACSFFILLSWLPTFFKETFPGSKGWVFNVVPWLVAIPASLFSGLLSDRLINQGYRTITVRKFMQVMGLGLSSVFALCLGHTSSFCKSVVFASASIGLQTFNHRTWPRPVPASCLVWPTQLGLWQGAGVVGVCLGGYLVETTGSWTSVFNLVAAISSLGLCTFLVFGKAQRVDLSPAHEDL; from the exons ATGCAGCCAGCCCCGGAGGAGGCCCGCAGGGACGCGGCCGAAGACGCCCAGTGGTCCAG ACCCGAGTGCCAGGTGTGGACAGGGGCGCTGCTTCTGGGGACATGCCTGCTGTACTGCGCCCGCGCCAGCATGCCCGTCTGTGCCGCCACCATGAGCCAGGACTTCGGCTGGAACAAGAAAGAGGCCGGTGTCGTGCTCAGCAGCTTCTTCTGGGGCTACTGCCTGACTCAGGTGGTGGGTGGCCACCTGGGGGACCG GATCGGGGGTGAGAAGGTCATCCTGCTGTCGGCTTCCGCCTGGGGTTTCATCACCGCCGTCACCCCGCTGCTCTCCCACCTCGGCAACGCCCACCTGGCCTTCATGACCTTCTCTCGCGTCCTCACGGGCTTGCTCCAAG GGGTTTACTTCCCTGCGCTGACCAGCCTGCTGTCCCAGAAGGTGCGGGAGAGCGAGCGAGCCTTCACCTACAGCACCGTGGGGGCCGGCTCCCAGTTTGG GACGCTGGTGACGGGGGCCGTGGGCTCCCTGCTCCTGGACTGGTACGGCTGGCCGAGCGTCTTCTATTTCTCGGGTGGGCTCACCCTGCTGTGGGTGTGTTACGTGTACAGGTGTCTGCTGGGTGAGAAAG ATCTCATCCTGGCCTTGGGCGTCCTGGCGCAGGGCCTGCCGGTGTCCAGACACACCAAGGTGCCCTGGAGACAGCTCTTCCGAAAGCCTTCTGTCTG ggcAGCCATCATCTCCCAGCTCTCGGCGGCCTGCTCCTTCTTCATCCTCCTTTCCTGGCTGCCGACCTTCTTTAAGGAGACCTTCCCCGGCTCCAAG GGCTGGGTCTTCAACGTGGTGCCCTGGCTGGTGGCCATTCCTGCCAGTCTGTTCAGCGGGCTTCTCTCAGACCGTCTCATCAATCAGG GTTACAGGACCATCACTGTGCGGAAGTTCATGCAG GTGATGGGCCTCGGCCTGTCCAGCGTTTTTGCCCTGTGTTTGGGCCACACCTCAAGCTTTTGTAAGTCTGTGGTCTTTGCATCGGCCTCCATCGGCCTCCAGACCTTCAACCACAG GACCTGGCCCCGTCCTGTGCCGGCTTCCTGTTTG GTGTGGCCAACACAGCTGGGGCTTTGGCAG GGCGCAGGAGTCGTGGGCGTGTGCCTGGGTGGCTACCTTGTCGAGACCACGGGCTCCTGGACGTCTGTGTTCAACCTGGTGGCAGCCATCAGCAGCCTCGGGCTATGCACCTTCCTGGTGTTCGGGAAGGCCCAGCGGGTGGACCTGAGCCCCGCCCACGAGGACCTCTAG
- the SLC17A9 gene encoding voltage-gated purine nucleotide uniporter SLC17A9 isoform X3, whose amino-acid sequence MQPAPEEARRDAAEDAQWSRPECQVWTGALLLGTCLLYCARASMPVCAATMSQDFGWNKKEAGVVLSSFFWGYCLTQVVGGHLGDRIGGEKVILLSASAWGFITAVTPLLSHLGNAHLAFMTFSRVLTGLLQGVYFPALTSLLSQKVRESERAFTYSTVGAGSQFGTLVTGAVGSLLLDWYGWPSVFYFSGGLTLLWVCYVYRCLLGEKDLILALGVLAQGLPVSRHTKVPWRQLFRKPSVWAAIISQLSAACSFFILLSWLPTFFKETFPGSKGWVFNVVPWLVAIPASLFSGLLSDRLINQGYRTITVRKFMQVMGLGLSSVFALCLGHTSSFCKSVVFASASIGLQTFNHSGISVNIQDLAPSCAGFLFGVANTAGALAGVVGVCLGGYLVETTGSWTSVFNLVAAISSLGLCTFLVFGKAQRVDLSPAHEDL is encoded by the exons ATGCAGCCAGCCCCGGAGGAGGCCCGCAGGGACGCGGCCGAAGACGCCCAGTGGTCCAG ACCCGAGTGCCAGGTGTGGACAGGGGCGCTGCTTCTGGGGACATGCCTGCTGTACTGCGCCCGCGCCAGCATGCCCGTCTGTGCCGCCACCATGAGCCAGGACTTCGGCTGGAACAAGAAAGAGGCCGGTGTCGTGCTCAGCAGCTTCTTCTGGGGCTACTGCCTGACTCAGGTGGTGGGTGGCCACCTGGGGGACCG GATCGGGGGTGAGAAGGTCATCCTGCTGTCGGCTTCCGCCTGGGGTTTCATCACCGCCGTCACCCCGCTGCTCTCCCACCTCGGCAACGCCCACCTGGCCTTCATGACCTTCTCTCGCGTCCTCACGGGCTTGCTCCAAG GGGTTTACTTCCCTGCGCTGACCAGCCTGCTGTCCCAGAAGGTGCGGGAGAGCGAGCGAGCCTTCACCTACAGCACCGTGGGGGCCGGCTCCCAGTTTGG GACGCTGGTGACGGGGGCCGTGGGCTCCCTGCTCCTGGACTGGTACGGCTGGCCGAGCGTCTTCTATTTCTCGGGTGGGCTCACCCTGCTGTGGGTGTGTTACGTGTACAGGTGTCTGCTGGGTGAGAAAG ATCTCATCCTGGCCTTGGGCGTCCTGGCGCAGGGCCTGCCGGTGTCCAGACACACCAAGGTGCCCTGGAGACAGCTCTTCCGAAAGCCTTCTGTCTG ggcAGCCATCATCTCCCAGCTCTCGGCGGCCTGCTCCTTCTTCATCCTCCTTTCCTGGCTGCCGACCTTCTTTAAGGAGACCTTCCCCGGCTCCAAG GGCTGGGTCTTCAACGTGGTGCCCTGGCTGGTGGCCATTCCTGCCAGTCTGTTCAGCGGGCTTCTCTCAGACCGTCTCATCAATCAGG GTTACAGGACCATCACTGTGCGGAAGTTCATGCAG GTGATGGGCCTCGGCCTGTCCAGCGTTTTTGCCCTGTGTTTGGGCCACACCTCAAGCTTTTGTAAGTCTGTGGTCTTTGCATCGGCCTCCATCGGCCTCCAGACCTTCAACCACAG CGGCATTTCTGTTAATATCCAGGACCTGGCCCCGTCCTGTGCCGGCTTCCTGTTTG GTGTGGCCAACACAGCTGGGGCTTTGGCAG GAGTCGTGGGCGTGTGCCTGGGTGGCTACCTTGTCGAGACCACGGGCTCCTGGACGTCTGTGTTCAACCTGGTGGCAGCCATCAGCAGCCTCGGGCTATGCACCTTCCTGGTGTTCGGGAAGGCCCAGCGGGTGGACCTGAGCCCCGCCCACGAGGACCTCTAG
- the SLC17A9 gene encoding voltage-gated purine nucleotide uniporter SLC17A9 isoform X6 — protein sequence MQPAPEEARRDAAEDAQWSRPECQVWTGALLLGTCLLYCARASMPVCAATMSQDFGWNKKEAGVVLSSFFWGYCLTQVVGGHLGDRIGGEKVILLSASAWGFITAVTPLLSHLGNAHLAFMTFSRVLTGLLQGVYFPALTSLLSQKVRESERAFTYSTVGAGSQFGTLVTGAVGSLLLDWYGWPSVFYFSGGLTLLWVCYVYRCLLGEKDLILALGVLAQGLPVSRHTKVPWRQLFRKPSVWAAIISQLSAACSFFILLSWLPTFFKETFPGSKGWVFNVVPWLVAIPASLFSGLLSDRLINQGYRTITVRKFMQVMGLGLSSVFALCLGHTSSFCKSVVFASASIGLQTFNHRCGQHSWGFGRAQESWACAWVATLSRPRAPGRLCSTWWQPSAASGYAPSWCSGRPSGWT from the exons ATGCAGCCAGCCCCGGAGGAGGCCCGCAGGGACGCGGCCGAAGACGCCCAGTGGTCCAG ACCCGAGTGCCAGGTGTGGACAGGGGCGCTGCTTCTGGGGACATGCCTGCTGTACTGCGCCCGCGCCAGCATGCCCGTCTGTGCCGCCACCATGAGCCAGGACTTCGGCTGGAACAAGAAAGAGGCCGGTGTCGTGCTCAGCAGCTTCTTCTGGGGCTACTGCCTGACTCAGGTGGTGGGTGGCCACCTGGGGGACCG GATCGGGGGTGAGAAGGTCATCCTGCTGTCGGCTTCCGCCTGGGGTTTCATCACCGCCGTCACCCCGCTGCTCTCCCACCTCGGCAACGCCCACCTGGCCTTCATGACCTTCTCTCGCGTCCTCACGGGCTTGCTCCAAG GGGTTTACTTCCCTGCGCTGACCAGCCTGCTGTCCCAGAAGGTGCGGGAGAGCGAGCGAGCCTTCACCTACAGCACCGTGGGGGCCGGCTCCCAGTTTGG GACGCTGGTGACGGGGGCCGTGGGCTCCCTGCTCCTGGACTGGTACGGCTGGCCGAGCGTCTTCTATTTCTCGGGTGGGCTCACCCTGCTGTGGGTGTGTTACGTGTACAGGTGTCTGCTGGGTGAGAAAG ATCTCATCCTGGCCTTGGGCGTCCTGGCGCAGGGCCTGCCGGTGTCCAGACACACCAAGGTGCCCTGGAGACAGCTCTTCCGAAAGCCTTCTGTCTG ggcAGCCATCATCTCCCAGCTCTCGGCGGCCTGCTCCTTCTTCATCCTCCTTTCCTGGCTGCCGACCTTCTTTAAGGAGACCTTCCCCGGCTCCAAG GGCTGGGTCTTCAACGTGGTGCCCTGGCTGGTGGCCATTCCTGCCAGTCTGTTCAGCGGGCTTCTCTCAGACCGTCTCATCAATCAGG GTTACAGGACCATCACTGTGCGGAAGTTCATGCAG GTGATGGGCCTCGGCCTGTCCAGCGTTTTTGCCCTGTGTTTGGGCCACACCTCAAGCTTTTGTAAGTCTGTGGTCTTTGCATCGGCCTCCATCGGCCTCCAGACCTTCAACCACAG GTGTGGCCAACACAGCTGGGGCTTTGGCAG GGCGCAGGAGTCGTGGGCGTGTGCCTGGGTGGCTACCTTGTCGAGACCACGGGCTCCTGGACGTCTGTGTTCAACCTGGTGGCAGCCATCAGCAGCCTCGGGCTATGCACCTTCCTGGTGTTCGGGAAGGCCCAGCGGGTGGACCTGA
- the SLC17A9 gene encoding voltage-gated purine nucleotide uniporter SLC17A9 isoform X5 — protein sequence MQPAPEEARRDAAEDAQWSRPECQVWTGALLLGTCLLYCARASMPVCAATMSQDFGWNKKEAGVVLSSFFWGYCLTQVVGGHLGDRIGGEKVILLSASAWGFITAVTPLLSHLGNAHLAFMTFSRVLTGLLQGVYFPALTSLLSQKVRESERAFTYSTVGAGSQFGTLVTGAVGSLLLDWYGWPSVFYFSGGLTLLWVCYVYRCLLGEKDLILALGVLAQGLPVSRHTKVPWRQLFRKPSVWAAIISQLSAACSFFILLSWLPTFFKETFPGSKGWVFNVVPWLVAIPASLFSGLLSDRLINQGYRTITVRKFMQVMGLGLSSVFALCLGHTSSFCKSVVFASASIGLQTFNHRTWPRPVPASCLVWPTQLGLWQESWACAWVATLSRPRAPGRLCSTWWQPSAASGYAPSWCSGRPSGWT from the exons ATGCAGCCAGCCCCGGAGGAGGCCCGCAGGGACGCGGCCGAAGACGCCCAGTGGTCCAG ACCCGAGTGCCAGGTGTGGACAGGGGCGCTGCTTCTGGGGACATGCCTGCTGTACTGCGCCCGCGCCAGCATGCCCGTCTGTGCCGCCACCATGAGCCAGGACTTCGGCTGGAACAAGAAAGAGGCCGGTGTCGTGCTCAGCAGCTTCTTCTGGGGCTACTGCCTGACTCAGGTGGTGGGTGGCCACCTGGGGGACCG GATCGGGGGTGAGAAGGTCATCCTGCTGTCGGCTTCCGCCTGGGGTTTCATCACCGCCGTCACCCCGCTGCTCTCCCACCTCGGCAACGCCCACCTGGCCTTCATGACCTTCTCTCGCGTCCTCACGGGCTTGCTCCAAG GGGTTTACTTCCCTGCGCTGACCAGCCTGCTGTCCCAGAAGGTGCGGGAGAGCGAGCGAGCCTTCACCTACAGCACCGTGGGGGCCGGCTCCCAGTTTGG GACGCTGGTGACGGGGGCCGTGGGCTCCCTGCTCCTGGACTGGTACGGCTGGCCGAGCGTCTTCTATTTCTCGGGTGGGCTCACCCTGCTGTGGGTGTGTTACGTGTACAGGTGTCTGCTGGGTGAGAAAG ATCTCATCCTGGCCTTGGGCGTCCTGGCGCAGGGCCTGCCGGTGTCCAGACACACCAAGGTGCCCTGGAGACAGCTCTTCCGAAAGCCTTCTGTCTG ggcAGCCATCATCTCCCAGCTCTCGGCGGCCTGCTCCTTCTTCATCCTCCTTTCCTGGCTGCCGACCTTCTTTAAGGAGACCTTCCCCGGCTCCAAG GGCTGGGTCTTCAACGTGGTGCCCTGGCTGGTGGCCATTCCTGCCAGTCTGTTCAGCGGGCTTCTCTCAGACCGTCTCATCAATCAGG GTTACAGGACCATCACTGTGCGGAAGTTCATGCAG GTGATGGGCCTCGGCCTGTCCAGCGTTTTTGCCCTGTGTTTGGGCCACACCTCAAGCTTTTGTAAGTCTGTGGTCTTTGCATCGGCCTCCATCGGCCTCCAGACCTTCAACCACAG GACCTGGCCCCGTCCTGTGCCGGCTTCCTGTTTG GTGTGGCCAACACAGCTGGGGCTTTGGCAG GAGTCGTGGGCGTGTGCCTGGGTGGCTACCTTGTCGAGACCACGGGCTCCTGGACGTCTGTGTTCAACCTGGTGGCAGCCATCAGCAGCCTCGGGCTATGCACCTTCCTGGTGTTCGGGAAGGCCCAGCGGGTGGACCTGA
- the GID8 gene encoding glucose-induced degradation protein 8 homolog — protein MSYTEKPDEITKDEWMEKLNNLHVQRADMNRLIMNYLVTEGFKEAAEKFRMESGIEPSVDLETLDERIKIREMILEGQIPEAIALVNSLHPELLDTNRYLYFHLQQQHLIELIRQRETEAALEFAQTQLAEQGEESRECLTEMERTLALLAFDNPEDSPFGDLLNMMQRQKVWSEVNQAVLDYENRESTPKLAKLLKLLLWAQNELDQKKVKYPKMTDLSKGVIEEPK, from the exons ATGAGTTACACAGAAAAACCCGATGAAATCACAAAGGACGAGTGGATGGAGAAGCTCAATAACTTGCATGTCCAGCGGGCAGACATGAACCGTCTCATCATGAACTACTTGGTCACAG AGGGCTTTAAGGAAGCAGCAGAGAAGTTTCGGATGGAATCTGGGATCGAACCTAGTGTTGATCTAGAAACGCTCGACGAGCGAATCAAAATCCGGGAGATGATACTGGAAGGCCAGATTCCCGAGGCCATCGCACTGGTCAATAGCCTCCACCCGGAGCTTCTGGACACAAACCGCTATCTTTACTTCCACCTACAA CAACAGCACCTGATCGAGCTGATCCGCCAGCGGGAGACGGAGGCGGCGCTGGAGTTCGCGCAGACCCAGCTGGCCGAGCAGGGCGAGGAGAGCCGGGAGTGCCTGACCGAGATGGAGCGCACGCTGGCCCTGCTGGCCTTCGACAACCCCGAGGACTCGCCCTTCGGAGACCTGCTCAACATGATGCAGAGGCAGAAG GTGTGGAGTGAAGTGAACCAAGCTGTCCTGGATTATGAAAATCGTGAGTCAACACCCAAGCTGGCAAAGTTACTGAAACTACTCCTTTGGGCTCAGAATGAGCTGGACCAGAAGAAAGTCAAATATCCCAAAATGACAGACCTCAGCAAAGGCGTGATCGAGGAGCCCAAGTAG